From one Zhongshania sp. R06B22 genomic stretch:
- a CDS encoding histone deacetylase family protein, translating to MIGDRSVTVFYDELMLGHNPEVDLPFLPSRVEKRVRNILKDLDFKWSYPEHPGRLNAIKELLDAEPIPGVQFKAGQQASYEQLGRVHTTSYLDHIFSLEGKTAWLDSDTTAVSPNSIKAATSAAGSAIAAVECVVRGESQSAFALVRPPGHHAEPVRARGFCLFNNVAVAAAHAQAKLGCERILIVDWDAHHGNGTQDIFWADPDVLFFDIHCAAPFYPGSGHLEEVGGGLGEGYNINVPIPEDAGDIAFEKAFREILIPAADYFKPDLVLISAGFDAHRNDMALNLSYDGFAMLTSIVQGIADKHCEGRLAFVLEGGYNLKSLSRGVHTVLEVLAGGEAPEKLMERGFKEVEDAAEFHMDAFKDD from the coding sequence GTGATTGGTGATCGCAGTGTCACAGTTTTTTATGACGAGCTTATGCTTGGTCATAATCCCGAAGTTGATTTGCCCTTTTTGCCCAGTCGGGTGGAGAAGCGGGTCAGAAATATCCTCAAAGATCTGGACTTCAAATGGAGCTATCCGGAACATCCGGGCCGCTTGAACGCGATCAAGGAGTTACTGGACGCCGAGCCAATACCCGGTGTTCAATTCAAAGCGGGCCAGCAGGCCAGTTATGAACAGCTGGGACGGGTTCATACGACCTCTTATCTCGATCATATATTCTCCCTGGAGGGGAAGACCGCGTGGCTAGATAGTGATACTACCGCGGTGTCGCCGAATTCCATCAAGGCGGCGACCTCGGCGGCGGGTAGTGCTATCGCTGCGGTTGAGTGCGTGGTGAGAGGCGAATCGCAAAGTGCATTTGCACTGGTTCGGCCACCGGGGCATCACGCCGAACCGGTGAGAGCGCGGGGATTTTGCTTATTTAATAACGTCGCCGTAGCCGCGGCTCATGCTCAGGCTAAACTCGGTTGCGAGCGTATTCTGATCGTTGACTGGGATGCCCATCATGGCAACGGGACTCAGGACATCTTCTGGGCCGATCCCGATGTCTTGTTCTTTGATATCCACTGCGCTGCACCTTTCTACCCTGGTTCCGGCCATCTCGAAGAAGTTGGGGGTGGGCTTGGTGAAGGCTATAATATCAATGTGCCGATTCCCGAAGATGCCGGAGATATCGCCTTTGAAAAGGCATTTCGAGAGATACTGATTCCCGCTGCAGATTATTTTAAGCCGGATCTGGTTCTGATTTCTGCAGGCTTTGACGCTCACCGTAACGATATGGCCCTAAACCTTAGTTATGATGGTTTTGCAATGCTCACTAGTATCGTTCAGGGCATTGCTGATAAGCACTGCGAAGGTCGGCTGGCTTTTGTGCTTGAGGGTGGCTACAACCTAAAATCCCTGTCCCGTGGTGTTCACACTGTATTAGAAGTTCTAGCCGGTGGTGAAGCCCCGGAGAAACTAATGGAGCGCGGTTTTAAGGAAGTGGAAGATGCTGCGGAGTTTCATATGGATGCATTTAAAGATGATTAA
- a CDS encoding VOC family protein, with product MPTSLTHIAMHVHDLAACVDFYRGYAGMRVVHERPHNSGKVTWMAEPGREKDFILVLLPGGPGREQNDYDFSHLGFAMESRDAVDAIADRARADGILVWETRDNDYPVGYYCGVRDPDGNFVEFSFGQPLGPGAEEIEFPQ from the coding sequence ATGCCCACCTCACTGACACATATTGCCATGCACGTTCACGATTTAGCCGCCTGTGTTGATTTCTATCGCGGCTATGCGGGCATGCGTGTCGTGCATGAAAGACCACACAACAGCGGCAAAGTGACTTGGATGGCTGAACCGGGCAGGGAAAAGGATTTCATTTTAGTGCTGCTTCCCGGTGGCCCGGGCAGGGAGCAAAACGATTATGACTTCTCGCATTTGGGCTTCGCGATGGAAAGTCGTGACGCCGTTGATGCTATTGCAGACCGTGCACGCGCGGACGGGATTCTGGTTTGGGAAACCCGCGATAACGACTACCCGGTTGGCTACTACTGCGGTGTGCGCGACCCAGATGGCAACTTTGTTGAGTTTAGTTTCGGTCAGCCCCTTGGGCCGGGAGCAGAAGAGATCGAATTTCCCCAGTGA
- a CDS encoding class II glutamine amidotransferase: protein MCELLGMSANVPTDICFSFAGLSRRGGETGPHVDGWGIVFYEEGGVREFKDYMPSHGSKLSQFLSDYPIKSHIVISHIRQANVGGVGLENTHPFQRELWGQAWSYAHNGQVPAALDLANTRFSAIGSTDSERIFCWLMDSLAARFDAAPDPQVWADYLSGLCESINKLGVFNLLLTNGNALFCFCSTKLCWITRRAPFGVAQLSDKDLSIDFAEVTTDNDIVTMIATQALTNNEVWHTMAHGECRLFVAGESVWECHTRAVLHASAASQADGA, encoded by the coding sequence ATGTGCGAATTACTCGGAATGAGTGCCAATGTTCCTACCGATATCTGCTTTAGTTTTGCAGGTCTTAGCCGCAGAGGTGGTGAGACCGGTCCCCACGTGGATGGCTGGGGTATCGTATTTTACGAGGAGGGTGGAGTTAGAGAGTTTAAAGACTATATGCCAAGCCACGGCTCCAAGCTTTCCCAGTTCTTAAGTGATTACCCCATCAAGAGCCATATTGTAATAAGCCATATTCGGCAGGCGAATGTGGGCGGTGTGGGGCTTGAAAATACCCACCCCTTCCAGCGCGAACTTTGGGGGCAAGCCTGGAGCTACGCGCATAATGGTCAGGTGCCCGCCGCTTTAGATCTGGCAAATACCCGGTTTTCAGCCATAGGTAGCACCGACAGTGAGCGTATATTTTGCTGGCTAATGGATTCCTTGGCGGCACGCTTCGATGCGGCACCTGATCCACAGGTATGGGCGGACTATTTAAGCGGTTTGTGCGAATCGATAAATAAGCTTGGTGTTTTCAATCTATTACTGACCAACGGCAATGCGCTGTTTTGCTTTTGCTCCACTAAGCTATGTTGGATCACTCGGCGTGCGCCCTTCGGAGTTGCCCAATTGTCAGATAAAGACCTAAGTATTGATTTTGCAGAAGTAACCACAGATAACGATATTGTTACCATGATCGCCACCCAAGCCCTGACCAATAACGAGGTCTGGCATACCATGGCGCATGGGGAGTGTCGGCTATTTGTGGCGGGAGAGAGCGTTTGGGAATGCCATACTAGGGCGGTTTTACATGCCAGTGCAGCATCGCAAGCAGACGGAGCTTAA
- the cobB gene encoding Sir2 family NAD+-dependent deacetylase has product MPYQRIVILTGAGISAESGIKTFRAEDGLWEEHRVEDVATPEGFAADPVLVQNFYNGRRKQLLSDAVKPNAAHFALAKLEQEFDGELLIVTQNIDNLHEQAGSNKLIHMHGELLKMRCAYTDILYPIKGDISVDDRCECCGMRGALRPHVVWFGEMPLQMEDIYQALETCDLFIAIGTSGNVYPAAGFVRQAGISGANTMEINLEPSAVQSTFSEHRYGLASSEVPRLVAEILSVSL; this is encoded by the coding sequence ATGCCATACCAACGTATTGTTATCCTCACTGGCGCTGGTATTTCAGCAGAGTCAGGTATAAAGACCTTTCGCGCCGAAGATGGCTTGTGGGAGGAGCATCGCGTTGAGGATGTGGCCACCCCTGAGGGTTTTGCTGCAGACCCAGTGTTGGTACAAAATTTCTATAATGGGCGTCGTAAGCAATTATTAAGCGACGCGGTAAAACCCAATGCCGCGCATTTCGCCCTCGCAAAACTCGAGCAGGAATTTGATGGTGAACTGTTAATTGTCACTCAAAATATCGATAACCTTCACGAGCAAGCTGGGTCTAATAAGCTTATTCACATGCATGGCGAATTGCTCAAAATGCGCTGTGCCTACACCGATATCTTATATCCCATAAAAGGCGATATAAGCGTTGATGATCGCTGCGAATGCTGCGGTATGCGCGGGGCCTTGAGGCCGCATGTGGTATGGTTTGGTGAGATGCCTCTGCAAATGGAAGACATATACCAGGCGCTGGAAACCTGCGATTTATTTATTGCCATAGGCACCTCCGGTAATGTCTATCCCGCAGCAGGTTTTGTTCGTCAGGCTGGGATTTCTGGCGCAAACACGATGGAAATAAATTTAGAGCCGTCTGCCGTGCAGTCGACGTTTTCCGAGCATCGCTATGGCTTAGCAAGTTCAGAGGTGCCACGGTTGGTCGCTGAGATTTTGAGTGTGTCTTTATAA
- a CDS encoding sterol desaturase family protein, whose translation MDTYVTLSVIAFIGAASLWELLAGRNSDGRKSKEDWGMAVLASVTLAAVQRPALVFATAWLGRILVPEFEGGLGWLQEVYFWPVLLAYICIEELLHSGAHWFSHARRMRWKPLLYAQQLFKIGHRPHHFSGTNDGKGEITVTQTFVEHSLFWFIMPNFWFQFTCLYLGLTEVFLFGTAFKGLWAAHNHVNWNYDLYFLNHRWAWVRKTMYALCHVLTFPTQHHHHHARGKNSAKNMCNLLSIYDWLLFGTLAIETERPKQYGWKQSAQEEHNIWHRYFAIDMKKLG comes from the coding sequence ATGGACACATACGTCACCCTTTCCGTTATCGCCTTTATCGGCGCAGCATCATTGTGGGAGCTTCTGGCGGGCCGCAACAGCGATGGCAGAAAGAGCAAAGAGGACTGGGGCATGGCAGTATTGGCCTCAGTCACGCTCGCAGCGGTGCAGCGCCCCGCACTGGTCTTTGCCACCGCGTGGCTAGGGCGCATATTGGTACCGGAATTTGAGGGCGGTCTTGGGTGGCTGCAAGAGGTTTACTTTTGGCCGGTGTTACTGGCCTATATCTGTATTGAAGAGCTTCTTCACAGCGGTGCTCACTGGTTTTCCCACGCCCGTCGTATGCGCTGGAAACCCCTGCTGTATGCGCAGCAGCTCTTTAAAATTGGTCATCGCCCCCATCATTTTTCTGGTACCAATGATGGCAAGGGTGAGATCACAGTTACCCAGACCTTTGTTGAGCACTCGCTGTTTTGGTTCATCATGCCTAACTTTTGGTTCCAATTTACCTGTCTATATCTTGGCCTGACCGAAGTCTTTCTCTTTGGCACGGCGTTTAAGGGCCTGTGGGCCGCTCACAATCACGTGAACTGGAACTATGATCTGTACTTCTTAAACCACCGCTGGGCCTGGGTACGCAAAACCATGTATGCGCTCTGTCATGTACTCACATTTCCCACACAACATCACCACCATCACGCTCGCGGCAAAAACTCGGCAAAGAATATGTGCAATCTTCTGTCGATTTACGATTGGCTGCTGTTCGGCACCCTCGCCATCGAAACCGAGCGCCCCAAGCAATACGGCTGGAAACAATCAGCACAAGAAGAACACAATATATGGCACCGCTACTTTGCAATTGATATGAAAAAACTGGGTTAA
- a CDS encoding LysR substrate-binding domain-containing protein, whose amino-acid sequence MINLRSVDLNLLASFDALMIEGNLTRAADRIGLSQPAMSAALQRLRLTFRDELFARTRQGMVPTPRAIAIYPPICEALSLIRSTLVADETFDPERAQRNFTVVVDNYFESVALGPLIALLKRSGAGLSLETKGLEKDTISRLQRMDIDLLVDYVRPDSDALQAEQVGAEKLIVIARRAHPRLDAMSKHRLSLDQYLSEEHVFLPVRSRERSQLEQVLGSQTFPRKKAAQVQHFSSMLPVVAASDFLAVLPARLYQVYEKAFDLQWFEFPTDIPAIPVWMVWANGLQNDSAHRWLRSTVKDVSAGLVEI is encoded by the coding sequence ATGATAAATCTGCGTTCGGTAGACCTGAACTTACTCGCTAGTTTTGATGCCCTGATGATTGAGGGTAATTTGACCCGTGCGGCAGATCGCATTGGCTTGAGTCAGCCTGCGATGAGCGCCGCGTTGCAACGCTTGCGGTTAACCTTTCGCGACGAGCTTTTTGCTCGTACTCGACAGGGCATGGTTCCCACCCCTCGCGCCATCGCCATATACCCGCCGATTTGTGAGGCGCTCTCCTTAATACGGAGCACTTTAGTGGCCGATGAGACCTTTGATCCCGAGCGGGCTCAGCGCAACTTTACGGTGGTGGTCGATAACTATTTTGAATCGGTGGCTCTAGGCCCCTTGATTGCGCTATTAAAGCGCAGCGGTGCGGGATTGTCGCTGGAAACAAAGGGCTTAGAGAAAGATACTATCAGCAGGCTGCAGCGCATGGATATCGACCTTTTGGTGGACTACGTCAGGCCAGACTCCGATGCTCTGCAAGCTGAGCAGGTCGGCGCTGAAAAACTGATTGTTATTGCTAGGCGTGCTCACCCGCGTCTTGACGCCATGTCCAAACACCGCTTATCGCTGGATCAATACCTGAGCGAAGAGCATGTGTTCTTGCCCGTTCGCAGTCGCGAGCGCAGCCAGCTAGAGCAGGTTTTGGGTAGTCAGACCTTCCCGCGTAAAAAGGCAGCACAGGTGCAGCATTTTTCGAGCATGCTGCCGGTGGTCGCGGCCAGCGACTTTCTCGCCGTGTTGCCGGCGCGTTTATATCAGGTGTATGAGAAAGCCTTTGATCTACAATGGTTTGAATTTCCCACTGACATCCCAGCCATTCCGGTTTGGATGGTATGGGCCAATGGCTTGCAGAATGACTCTGCCCATCGTTGGCTGCGCAGCACGGTAAAAGACGTTTCTGCGGGCCTGGTGGAAATCTAG
- a CDS encoding ATP-grasp domain-containing protein, translated as MSIKSEKQMSDAVAAWLEPDMDSVKGTETPKDPNKGYIALLGWSVNAIKAAQKFDRRYIVVAPDWAADFCTANKIPFIAWDFTRLNDRSMEIAQTLKAEGVDVAIPLFEETVEWSGAINSVLLDSPRMYGQSILFRDKALMKRRAQLGGIRVGIFEEAHEKEDIVRFMKRVNQTLLKLDGDPDDPIHVKAFDKAGCLGHRMIRTVEEIDNIPDEEYPLLMESHLDGWEFAVEAWIHDGKIQFLNISEYVTLGYSVFVPATEQLESWRPAITKQIELLIKTFEIKFGLIHPEYFVTADGEMYFGEVAYRPPGFKAFELIEKAYGFNAYQASMLVFDPNSTKEEVDNFFPREVVDAKGYAGCFGVYPRRRVISKLEMPAETIDHPYFESHELVAPAEETVPDRAAFGTHWGLIFFFGDNPIKMRDLLKRQEDLDFYV; from the coding sequence ATGTCGATCAAATCAGAAAAACAAATGTCAGACGCGGTAGCTGCCTGGCTAGAACCCGACATGGATTCCGTGAAAGGAACTGAAACTCCAAAGGACCCCAACAAAGGTTATATTGCGCTGCTTGGCTGGAGCGTCAACGCGATTAAGGCCGCGCAGAAGTTTGATCGCCGCTATATCGTGGTTGCTCCGGATTGGGCAGCGGATTTCTGTACTGCCAATAAGATTCCCTTTATAGCATGGGATTTCACCCGCCTGAATGATCGCTCTATGGAGATTGCGCAAACGCTAAAGGCGGAAGGCGTTGATGTAGCCATACCATTATTTGAGGAAACGGTAGAGTGGTCCGGCGCCATTAACTCGGTGCTACTCGACAGTCCTCGGATGTATGGTCAGTCTATTCTGTTTCGCGACAAGGCACTGATGAAGCGTCGCGCTCAGCTTGGCGGTATTCGTGTTGGTATTTTTGAGGAGGCCCACGAGAAGGAAGATATCGTTCGCTTCATGAAACGTGTCAATCAAACACTGCTTAAACTTGACGGTGACCCGGATGATCCTATTCACGTTAAGGCATTCGACAAAGCCGGTTGCCTCGGCCACCGAATGATTCGCACGGTAGAAGAAATCGACAACATTCCTGATGAAGAATATCCACTGTTGATGGAAAGTCACTTGGATGGTTGGGAGTTTGCCGTTGAGGCTTGGATTCACGACGGTAAAATTCAGTTCCTTAATATTTCTGAGTACGTAACTTTGGGTTACTCGGTTTTCGTGCCGGCTACTGAGCAGCTTGAGAGCTGGCGTCCAGCGATTACCAAGCAGATTGAGCTGCTTATCAAGACTTTTGAGATTAAATTCGGTCTCATTCACCCCGAGTACTTTGTGACCGCTGACGGCGAAATGTACTTTGGCGAAGTTGCCTATCGTCCGCCAGGGTTTAAGGCTTTCGAACTTATTGAGAAAGCGTACGGATTTAATGCGTATCAGGCGTCTATGCTTGTCTTCGATCCTAATAGCACCAAAGAAGAGGTCGATAACTTCTTTCCTCGCGAGGTGGTCGACGCCAAGGGCTATGCAGGTTGCTTTGGCGTGTATCCGCGGCGTCGGGTGATCAGCAAGCTCGAAATGCCTGCTGAGACGATTGATCATCCCTACTTCGAATCCCACGAGTTAGTTGCGCCTGCAGAAGAGACGGTGCCCGATCGGGCAGCTTTTGGTACCCATTGGGGCCTGATCTTCTTCTTTGGTGACAATCCCATCAAGATGCGGGATCTACTCAAAAGACAGGAAGACCTAGACTTCTACGTATAG
- a CDS encoding TM2 domain-containing protein, whose translation MKGKILDFNSVSAEGVIAAEDGKRYHFVGGEWKSEGAARAGLLVDFVVDGESAQQLYLDKTIAPVSSRKIAAALLAFFFGGLGAHKFYLGYNKQGIIMLLTFLFGFILLGLPSMAIAIIAFIEFILYITKSDDDFEQSYIVGRRPWF comes from the coding sequence ATGAAGGGCAAAATTCTCGATTTTAATTCCGTGTCGGCCGAGGGTGTTATCGCTGCCGAAGACGGAAAGCGCTATCACTTTGTGGGTGGTGAATGGAAAAGCGAAGGCGCGGCCCGTGCAGGCCTTCTTGTCGATTTTGTTGTCGATGGCGAAAGCGCCCAGCAACTATACTTGGATAAAACGATTGCGCCGGTATCATCCCGAAAAATTGCTGCTGCGCTGCTGGCGTTTTTCTTTGGGGGGCTTGGTGCTCATAAATTTTACCTTGGCTACAATAAGCAAGGCATCATAATGTTGCTGACCTTCTTGTTCGGATTTATTCTGCTCGGCCTGCCATCTATGGCTATCGCCATTATTGCGTTTATTGAATTCATCTTATATATCACTAAATCAGATGATGACTTTGAGCAAAGCTATATTGTTGGTCGCCGACCTTGGTTTTAA
- a CDS encoding GNAT family N-acetyltransferase: MLAKTYSRKDLLIRKAEDGDLPVLVDFLVKLALHVTGPPSQKLKRKERKRLLDFLAAALGDSDKLLVVAELPDTGLVGMAYVYIVRSQGIWEQAGDYEYTSGIIDDIWVEPAFRKLGIFSAMLRRLIAFAESRDVPELILEYAISNKEAEATWKRLGFEVTGVRAAAFTSLVKSKLG, translated from the coding sequence ATGCTTGCAAAAACGTACAGCCGTAAAGATCTATTAATACGCAAGGCCGAGGACGGTGATCTTCCGGTGCTGGTAGATTTCCTGGTTAAGTTAGCGCTCCATGTGACTGGTCCACCTTCGCAAAAGCTGAAGAGAAAAGAACGCAAACGCCTCTTAGATTTTCTCGCGGCAGCCCTTGGCGATAGCGATAAACTACTGGTGGTTGCGGAGCTGCCAGATACCGGTCTTGTCGGCATGGCCTATGTCTATATTGTGCGTAGCCAAGGCATATGGGAGCAGGCGGGTGACTATGAGTATACGTCTGGCATTATTGATGATATCTGGGTGGAGCCGGCGTTTCGCAAGCTGGGTATATTCAGTGCAATGCTGAGGCGGTTGATAGCGTTTGCCGAAAGCCGCGATGTACCCGAGCTCATTCTAGAGTACGCGATTTCTAATAAAGAAGCTGAGGCTACCTGGAAAAGACTGGGCTTTGAGGTTACCGGTGTTCGCGCCGCAGCATTTACCAGTTTAGTTAAGAGTAAGCTGGGATAA
- a CDS encoding ectoine synthase — protein sequence MKIVRVQDVIGTEREVAGVESPWVSRRLLLKKEGMGFSFHETIIPAGSEHEFWYKNHLEAVYCVAGNGSITDLETGETHQITDGTLYALDKHDKHLLHGGTEDMRLICAFNPPVTGRETHDADGAYSLVDDE from the coding sequence ATGAAAATTGTCAGAGTCCAGGACGTTATCGGAACTGAACGCGAAGTAGCCGGCGTCGAGTCTCCTTGGGTTAGCCGCCGCCTTTTGCTTAAAAAAGAAGGTATGGGTTTCTCCTTCCATGAAACCATTATTCCCGCAGGTTCAGAGCACGAGTTCTGGTATAAAAATCATCTTGAGGCTGTCTACTGTGTTGCTGGTAATGGCTCGATTACAGACCTGGAAACCGGTGAAACCCATCAGATCACTGACGGCACACTCTATGCGCTAGACAAGCATGACAAGCACTTGCTGCACGGCGGTACCGAGGATATGCGCTTAATTTGCGCCTTTAACCCGCCGGTTACTGGTCGTGAAACTCATGATGCTGACGGCGCTTACAGCCTAGTCGATGATGAATAA
- a CDS encoding ion transporter yields the protein MQAKLTLFIENAVTQRVIISLIILNAILLGMETSSGAMAVMGTYIVFLDQAILTVFVAEIACRIYVYRLKFWKDPWSLFDFAVVSIAIIPTSGAFSVLRALRVLRVLRLLTMIPSMRRVVGALLSAIPGLISIAVVLLIIYYVFAVIATNLFAQDYPQWFGSLGMSLYTLFQIMTLESWSMGIARPVMETFPYAWAFFIPFILVATFTMLNLFIAIIVNAMQTFSEQEHKETIEAVTVLDNDLHGELKLLRQEVRELRQFLTDKTLPPS from the coding sequence TTGCAGGCAAAGCTAACGTTATTTATTGAAAACGCAGTGACCCAAAGAGTGATCATTTCGCTGATTATTCTAAACGCCATACTTTTGGGAATGGAGACTTCCAGCGGGGCCATGGCGGTGATGGGGACGTATATAGTATTCCTTGATCAAGCAATACTGACGGTGTTTGTTGCGGAGATCGCCTGCCGCATATATGTCTATCGGCTCAAGTTTTGGAAAGACCCCTGGAGTCTGTTTGATTTTGCGGTGGTGTCCATTGCAATTATTCCGACGAGTGGCGCGTTCTCGGTATTGCGTGCGCTGCGGGTATTAAGGGTGCTGCGTCTGCTTACGATGATACCGTCTATGCGCCGCGTGGTGGGAGCCTTGCTCAGTGCCATTCCCGGTCTTATCTCAATCGCCGTTGTCTTGCTGATTATTTATTATGTATTTGCAGTTATTGCCACCAACCTGTTTGCTCAGGACTACCCGCAGTGGTTTGGTAGCCTGGGCATGTCCTTGTACACGCTGTTTCAAATTATGACACTGGAAAGCTGGTCTATGGGCATAGCGCGGCCTGTTATGGAGACCTTCCCCTACGCCTGGGCCTTTTTTATACCCTTTATCTTAGTTGCTACCTTTACCATGCTGAACTTGTTCATCGCGATTATTGTTAATGCGATGCAAACCTTTAGCGAGCAGGAGCACAAAGAAACCATCGAGGCAGTAACCGTGCTAGATAATGATCTGCACGGAGAATTGAAACTTTTGCGCCAAGAAGTGCGAGAGTTAAGGCAGTTTCTTACTGATAAGACCCTGCCGCCGAGCTAG
- a CDS encoding rhodanese-like domain-containing protein has translation MNWRKLISCCVFFIIIPFSSISYADPVWIDVRSAGEHMIDNIEGDTRISHGEIVAEANKMFSDKDTEIILYCRSGGRASKARSALLDAGYTNVSNVGGINDARKARGLSEAQ, from the coding sequence ATGAATTGGCGGAAATTAATAAGTTGCTGTGTTTTTTTTATTATCATACCTTTTTCTTCTATCTCCTATGCAGACCCGGTGTGGATTGATGTGCGCAGCGCCGGCGAGCATATGATTGACAATATCGAAGGCGACACTCGTATTTCACATGGCGAGATTGTTGCCGAGGCGAATAAAATGTTTAGCGATAAGGATACCGAAATAATCCTGTATTGCCGCAGTGGCGGCAGAGCCAGCAAAGCAAGATCGGCATTACTCGATGCTGGATATACTAATGTATCCAATGTCGGCGGAATAAATGACGCGCGCAAAGCAAGAGGTCTAAGCGAAGCACAGTAA
- a CDS encoding SOUL family heme-binding protein, whose amino-acid sequence MGNLLRAALVFVAAMLGLGNAMAVEEAEYAVELKEQSFELRLYEPHLIAETLVDGEFDEAGSKAFRRLFKYISGNNQSREELKMTAPVGQGAASEKIDMTSPVGQQRENDQWAVSFMMPASYSLETLPEPQDPMVVLRQVPARHIAAIRYSGFWSEKSYLLNKAKLDAWIEEKGFTVVGKAEWARYNAPFTPWFMRRNEVLVPVMNPSGND is encoded by the coding sequence ATGGGAAATCTACTAAGGGCGGCATTGGTTTTTGTTGCTGCGATGTTGGGGCTGGGAAATGCTATGGCGGTAGAGGAAGCGGAATACGCGGTCGAACTCAAGGAGCAATCCTTTGAGTTGCGACTTTACGAGCCCCATCTTATTGCTGAAACCCTAGTAGACGGAGAGTTTGACGAGGCCGGCAGTAAAGCCTTCAGGCGACTTTTTAAGTATATATCCGGCAATAATCAGTCTCGTGAAGAACTAAAAATGACTGCCCCGGTTGGTCAAGGCGCAGCCAGTGAGAAGATCGATATGACTTCGCCTGTGGGGCAGCAGCGTGAAAATGACCAGTGGGCGGTCAGCTTTATGATGCCCGCAAGCTATTCATTGGAGACTCTACCTGAACCACAAGACCCCATGGTGGTCCTGCGTCAGGTGCCTGCTCGCCACATCGCCGCGATTCGGTACTCGGGCTTTTGGAGTGAAAAATCGTATCTACTCAATAAGGCAAAGCTGGACGCTTGGATTGAGGAAAAAGGCTTCACGGTAGTGGGCAAGGCGGAATGGGCGCGTTACAACGCGCCATTCACTCCCTGGTTTATGCGCCGGAATGAGGTGTTAGTGCCTGTTATGAATCCTTCGGGAAACGACTAA
- a CDS encoding GNAT family N-acetyltransferase yields MQLKLADYKAGKDREAIEMLMAHYAMDPMGGGEPLPDDVLANLCDALATVPNAATILIYDEQSPVALATALQSFSTFKCQPLLNIHDVIVLPEYRGRGLAKRLMAEIESLAVQRGCCKLTLEVLQGNTAAKAVYQRCGFAAYELDPQQGPALFWQKDISAKS; encoded by the coding sequence ATGCAGCTAAAGCTGGCGGACTATAAGGCCGGCAAGGATCGTGAGGCGATAGAGATGTTGATGGCGCACTACGCCATGGACCCCATGGGTGGTGGCGAGCCGCTGCCCGATGATGTGTTGGCCAATCTCTGCGATGCACTTGCCACCGTTCCCAATGCCGCCACTATTTTGATTTACGATGAGCAAAGCCCCGTGGCATTAGCCACGGCGTTGCAGAGTTTTTCAACTTTTAAGTGCCAGCCGCTGCTGAATATTCATGATGTGATTGTGTTGCCGGAGTATCGTGGGCGTGGTTTGGCTAAGCGCCTGATGGCCGAGATTGAAAGTCTTGCTGTGCAGCGGGGGTGCTGCAAATTAACCCTCGAAGTATTGCAGGGTAATACTGCTGCTAAGGCGGTGTATCAGCGCTGCGGTTTTGCGGCCTATGAACTCGATCCACAACAGGGCCCGGCCCTGTTTTGGCAAAAAGACATAAGTGCTAAGAGCTAG